A single region of the Malus sylvestris chromosome 8, drMalSylv7.2, whole genome shotgun sequence genome encodes:
- the LOC126632977 gene encoding strigolactone esterase RMS3-like, whose amino-acid sequence MVSTTILDALNVRVVGSGDKYVVFAHGSGTDQSAWQRILQYFTPYYRVILYDLVCAGSVNPDYFDFRRYTTLDAYVDDLLNILDALGVNRCAYVGHSVSAMIGILASIRRPELFSKLVLIGASPRFLNDRDYHGGFEQEEIERVFSAMEANYEAWVNGFAPLAVGADVPTAVREFSRTLFNMRPDISLFVSRTVFNSDLRGVLGLVRVPCWIIQTAKDVSVPASVANYLRDHLGGRNTVVILETEGHLPHLSAPGMLARKLRHALAS is encoded by the exons ATGGTCAGCACCACCATCCTCGACGCTCTCAACGTCCGCGTCGTTGGCTCCGGCGACAAGTACGTCGTCTTCGCCCACGGCTCTGGCACCGACCAGTCCGCCTGGCAGCGCATTCTCCAGTACTTCACGCCATACTACCGCGTCATTCTCTACGACCTCGTCTGCGCCGGCAGCGTCAACCCGGACTACTTCGACTTCCGCCGCTATACCACCCTCGACGCCTACGTCGACGACCTCCTCAATATTCTCGATGCCCTTGGCGTCAACCGCTGCGCCTATGTTGGCCACTCCGTCTCCGCGATGATCGGCATCCTAGCCTCCATCCGCCGCCCTGAACTCTTCTCCAAGCTCGTACTCATCGGCGCTTCCCCGAG gttTCTAAACGATCGAGATTACCATGGAGGATTCGAGCAGGAGGAGATTGAGAGGGTCTTTTCGGCAATGGAGGCCAATTACGAGGCATGGGTCAACGGCTTCGCCCCGCTGGCCGTTGGGGCCGACGTCCCGACAGCGGTCCGAGAATTCAGCCGCACCCTGTTCAACATGCGACCCGACATCTCGCTTTTCGTCTCTCGGACCGTGTTCAACAGCGATCTGAGGGGGGTTTTGGGGCTGGTCCGAGTGCCGTGCTGGATAATCCAGACGGCGAAGGACGTGTCCGTGCCGGCGTCGGTGGCGAACTACCTGAGGGACCACCTGGGCGGTCGGAACACGGTGGTGATTCTGGAGACGGAAGGGCACTTGCCCCATCTGAGCGCCCCGGGTATGCTGGCTCGGAAGCTTCGCCACGCCCTTGCGTCGTAG